From Rutidosis leptorrhynchoides isolate AG116_Rl617_1_P2 chromosome 3, CSIRO_AGI_Rlap_v1, whole genome shotgun sequence, a single genomic window includes:
- the LOC139901227 gene encoding uncharacterized protein, whose amino-acid sequence MVVEGLNHLTKSAAACNKFAGIEVGWDKRHVTHLQYTDDTLFFGEWNRMNACNLVKILKCFEAASGLKINFHKSCVFNFGVSRADTNLMATWLGCLASSFPITYLGIPIGSSMGKEKEWDPFLRSFIKGLWIGRLSHYHLEGGSRLLNSSGQDERTWPLSPTCVFSIKLLSGLLSQAELGTPAINLDNCTLHNKLVPLKVKLFIWRARHNRLPTRVKLDKRGMDLGTIRCPVCDDGQETVDHSIILCNFSLDIWNRVFEWWNLGAFSHTSINEAFLENGHTFTSDVGKQLWQATE is encoded by the exons ATGGTGGTCGAGGGTCTTAATCACCTCACAAAATCTGCGGCTGCCTGCAACAAATTTGCGGGTATTGAGGTTGGATGGGATAAGCGCCACGTAACTCACCTCCAGTACACGGATGACACCTTATTCTTTGGGGAATGGAATAGGATGAATGCGTGCAACTTAGTAAAAATCCTTAAATGCTTTGAAGCAGCCTCAGGTTTAAAGATAAATTTCCATAAAAGTTGTGTGTTCAATTTTGGGGTATCTAGGGCTGACACGAATTTGATGGCTACTTGGCTTGGATGCTTAGCGAGTTCCTTTCCCATCACCTACCTTGGTATTCCAATCGGCTCATCTATGGGTAAAGAAAAAGAATGGGACCCTTTTTTGAGAAGTTTCATAAAAGGCTTGTGGATTGGAAGGCTAAGTCATTATCATTTAGAGGGAGGCTCACGCTTATTAAATAG CTCCGGACAGGATGAACGAACATGGCCTTTAAGCCCAACTTGTGTGTTCTCGATTAAACTATTATCCGGACTGTTGAGCCAAGCCGAACTTGGTACTCCTGCTATCAATCTGGATAACTGCACCCTTCACAACAAACTAGTCCCCCTTAAGGTCAAATTATTCATTTGGAGAGCAAGACATAATCGACTTCCCACTAGGGTCAAACTGGACAAACGTGGCATGGATTTAGGCACTATTCGTTGCCCGGTTTGCGATGATGGTCAGGAAACGGTGGATCACTCCATTATCTTATGTAATTTTTCACTTGACATATGGAACCGGGTTTTTGAATGGTGGAATCTTGGCGCATTTTCACACACGAGTATTAATGAAGcatttctcgaaaacggtcacacCTTTACCTCCGATGTAGGTAAACAACTGTGGCAAGCTACTGAATGA